In Numidum massiliense, a single genomic region encodes these proteins:
- a CDS encoding RtcB family protein, producing the protein MEITNHPNNHREVSLPSGQLHVFANDEVFDSLGERVFAMAENNLRIPRNRYMSYTPDAHVGIGTCIGTTAVWEMKDGFVSPSIVGVDIGCGMRVHLTNVHKDDLRDKSLKRSIIEAIERYVPTNERVNSHYADIALEDVVTDGIEGLPKQYVEDYRSVTHVEQAKFKFDTTQLEHLRRKIWRTAHGQLGTLGGGNHFIEVQHLAIDEGKRDVAEQWGLFDGQVVVMIHSGSRAWGAMLGQVYTKSIKQAMYNWGVQTADPNLVYAPINSPEGQQYLHLMHSALNFAVVNRHMIAYGVQEGFRDVFGSDFVMPVLYDLMHNYALTEFHQNKGMLVHRKGATKALPRKHFANPVPYKNTGHPALIPGSMGTSSYIMVGEKQGAKNYYSICHGAGRVRSRRATKELVSVDEFSSALKVGEEDEILVNHRTLNKILDECPQAYKDVDQVIDSVVGAGLASVVAKCHPMMVVKGV; encoded by the coding sequence GTGGAAATAACGAATCACCCGAACAACCATAGGGAAGTGAGCTTGCCGAGCGGGCAATTGCACGTGTTTGCCAACGACGAAGTGTTTGACTCACTCGGAGAGCGCGTCTTCGCGATGGCGGAGAACAATTTGCGCATTCCGCGCAATCGGTATATGAGCTACACGCCGGACGCGCACGTCGGCATCGGCACGTGTATCGGCACGACAGCCGTGTGGGAGATGAAGGACGGTTTCGTCTCGCCGTCGATCGTCGGCGTCGACATCGGGTGCGGTATGCGCGTCCACCTGACGAACGTGCACAAAGACGACTTGCGCGATAAGTCGCTAAAGAGAAGTATCATCGAGGCGATTGAACGGTACGTGCCGACGAATGAACGCGTCAACTCGCACTATGCGGACATTGCGCTGGAAGACGTCGTCACGGACGGCATCGAAGGGCTCCCGAAGCAATACGTCGAAGATTACCGCTCGGTGACCCACGTCGAACAGGCGAAGTTTAAGTTCGACACAACACAACTCGAACATTTGCGGCGCAAAATATGGCGGACCGCGCACGGGCAGCTAGGGACACTCGGCGGCGGGAACCACTTTATCGAAGTGCAACACCTCGCGATCGATGAAGGGAAGCGCGACGTCGCGGAGCAGTGGGGCTTGTTCGACGGACAAGTCGTCGTCATGATTCACAGTGGCAGCCGTGCCTGGGGAGCGATGTTGGGTCAAGTGTACACGAAAAGTATTAAACAGGCGATGTACAATTGGGGCGTGCAAACTGCTGATCCAAACCTCGTGTATGCCCCGATTAATAGCCCGGAAGGGCAGCAGTACTTGCACTTAATGCACTCGGCCTTAAACTTTGCCGTTGTGAACCGGCACATGATCGCTTACGGTGTGCAGGAAGGGTTTCGCGACGTATTCGGGAGCGATTTTGTCATGCCGGTGCTGTACGACCTCATGCACAATTACGCGTTAACCGAATTTCACCAAAACAAAGGCATGCTCGTCCACCGCAAAGGCGCGACAAAAGCACTGCCGCGGAAGCACTTTGCCAATCCAGTGCCGTATAAAAATACCGGTCACCCGGCGCTCATTCCCGGCAGTATGGGGACGTCGTCATACATTATGGTTGGAGAAAAACAAGGAGCGAAAAACTACTACTCAATCTGCCACGGCGCCGGTCGCGTGCGTTCGCGGCGAGCGACGAAGGAACTCGTCAGTGTGGACGAATTTTCCAGCGCGCTCAAGGTCGGCGAGGAAGATGAAATATTAGTGAACCACCGCACGCTCAATAAAATTCTCGACGAGTGCCCGCAGGCGTACAAAGACGTGGACCAAGTGATCGACAGCGTCGTCGGTGCTGGCTTAGCTTCGGTCGTCGCTAAATGCCACCCAATGATGGTCGTTAAAGGGGTGTGA
- a CDS encoding YlaH-like family protein, which yields MEWIYETLDRFWLAYAVIFILTGIVYKVAFARRLPVLKALIIYLFLAAGCYLFTIMHFLRFPVVLALAGTVVLIIIARLRMTATNRKREDAS from the coding sequence GTGGAGTGGATTTATGAAACGTTGGATCGTTTTTGGCTCGCCTACGCTGTCATTTTTATTTTGACAGGCATTGTATACAAAGTCGCGTTTGCGCGGCGCTTACCCGTGTTAAAAGCACTGATCATATATTTATTTCTCGCTGCCGGCTGTTATCTTTTTACAATTATGCACTTTTTGCGCTTCCCCGTCGTACTCGCGCTGGCAGGGACCGTCGTGCTAATCATCATTGCCCGCTTACGCATGACCGCTACAAACCGCAAGCGCGAAGACGCATCATAA